In a genomic window of Stakelama saccharophila:
- a CDS encoding FadR/GntR family transcriptional regulator, translated as MASPPAASTAAANNLGRNLTYGLQEVIGRAIVVGEYATGKPFPTEADLARQHGVSRSVTREAMKMLAAKGLLGARPRQGTFVQPDDQWNLFDTDVLRWILERKLSVKTLRQFNELRIGVEPRAAALAAQRARPSQVAAIAAGLQRMRDAERGQDDTLSADIEFHVAVLRASGNPFYVQFRDIVSTALRTSIRFTNRIAGRSASIDDHAMVHSAIASGQAQAAHDAMYKLIDDVLDLIGNAAE; from the coding sequence ATGGCTTCACCCCCGGCGGCATCTACGGCCGCGGCAAACAATCTGGGTCGCAACCTCACCTACGGCCTGCAAGAGGTGATCGGGCGGGCGATCGTCGTCGGTGAATATGCCACCGGAAAGCCCTTTCCCACCGAAGCCGATCTTGCCAGGCAGCACGGCGTCAGCCGATCGGTGACGCGCGAGGCGATGAAGATGCTTGCCGCCAAGGGGCTGCTCGGCGCGCGGCCGCGGCAAGGCACCTTCGTCCAGCCCGACGATCAATGGAACCTGTTCGATACCGACGTGCTGCGCTGGATTCTCGAGCGCAAGCTTTCGGTGAAGACGCTGCGGCAGTTCAACGAGCTGCGCATCGGCGTCGAGCCTCGGGCGGCGGCGCTGGCTGCACAGCGCGCGCGCCCCAGCCAGGTCGCGGCGATCGCCGCCGGGCTGCAGCGGATGCGCGATGCCGAACGCGGTCAGGACGATACGCTGTCGGCCGACATCGAATTCCACGTTGCCGTGCTGCGCGCATCGGGCAATCCCTTCTACGTTCAGTTCCGGGACATCGTTTCGACCGCGCTTCGCACCTCGATCCGCTTCACCAACCGTATCGCCGGCCGCAGCGCAAGCATCGACGACCACGCCATGGTCCATTCCGCGATCGCCTCTGGTCAGGCACAGGCTGCGCACGACGCCATGTACAAGCTCATCGACGATGTTCTCGACCTCATCGGCAACGCCGCCGAATAG